One Buteo buteo chromosome 4, bButBut1.hap1.1, whole genome shotgun sequence DNA segment encodes these proteins:
- the ZDHHC16 gene encoding palmitoyltransferase ZDHHC16 isoform X7 yields MAGMRSRQRMFAAVMRLLLKCLRLGRRRRFKLVRQAEQLWHYGHLCLRSLLYNSFTNGDVVLDSLFEPIYWLVDHVTRWFGVVFVALVIGLTSSIVAIVYICLLPLILQTYTPAWICWHLAYGHWNLIMIVFHYYMAITTSPGHPPQAKDDLTGVSICRKCIAPKPARTHHCSICNRRTTRPRHPPSPSASELSTRAWSTSGSFAAQLLWPWVLSQCGTLPSSPVGKPASSGTSTRRRGRDCRRKARSSGTPTVMGAGIIGRCSWVWTCQGKAPGKPLLGRWWLSSTWRCWDRGSPWAAGAEQDSKHSLLSAALGFARHRGPVHQAALWLLSPAQGQALAYPAPLCQESQQRSTAIMAARGHGLTALAQLCRAEKHQAFRLLLWPHSSPHRHWLTRVLLPSPHLPHGTGLSWDLPPCVTKQRAPLLAI; encoded by the exons ATGGCAGGGATGAGGAGCCGGCAGCGGATGTTTGCAGCGGTGATGCGCCTGCTCCTCAAGTGTCTGCGGctgggccggcggcggcggttTAAGCTGGTGCGGCAGGCGGAGCAGCTATGGCACTACGGGCACCTCTGCCTCCGCTCCCTGCTCTACAACTCCTTCACCAACGGCGACGTGGTGCTTGACTCCCTCTTCGAGCCCATCTACTGGCTGGTGGACCATGTCACCCGGTGGTTCGGTGTG GTGTTTGTGGCACTGGTGATTGGGCTGACGAGCTCCATTGTGGCCATCGTGTACATCTGCTTGCTGCCCCTCATCCTGCAGACCTACACACCTGCCTGGATCTGCTGGCACctcgcctatggacactggaACCTCATCATGATCGTCTTCCACTACTACATGGCCATCACCACCTCACCTGGGCACCCACCACAG GCCAAGGACGATCTCACCGGCGTCTCCATCTGCAGGAAATGCATTGCCCCCAAGCCAGCTCGCACCCACCACTGCAGCATCTGCAACAG ACGTACTACCAGACCCCGCCACCCACCTTCTCCTTCCGCCAGCGAGCTTTCCACAAGAGCGTGGTCTACCTCTGGGTCCTTTGCAG CTCAGTTGCTTTGGCCTTGGGTGCTCTCACAGTGTGGCACGCTGCCCTCATCACCCGTGGGGAAACCAGCATCGAGCGGCACATCAACaagaaggagaggcagagactgcagaagaaaggcaag GTCTTCAGGAACCCCTACAGTTATGGGAGCTGGGATAATTGGAAGGTGTTCCTGGGTGTGGACATGCCAAGGTAAAGCCCCAGGGAAGCCCCTGCTGGGAAGGTGGTGGCTCAGCAGCACATGGCGATGCTGGGACAGGGGCTCTCCTTgggcagctggggcagagcaggacagcaaGCATTCCCTGCTGTCTGCTGCCCTGGGCTTTGCAAGGCACAGAGGACCTGTGCATCAAGCTGCCTTGTGGCTCCTCAGCCCTGCCCAGGGGCAAGCTCTGGCCTACCCAGCACCCCTTTGCCAAGAGTCCCAGCAGAGGAGCACAGCCATCATGGCAGCTCGGGGACATGGGCTCACAGCCctggctcagctctgcagagctgagaaACACCAAGCCTTCAGATTGTTGCTGTGgcctcactcctctccccacaggcactggctcaCCCGCGTCCTGCTGCCCTCTCCTCACCTGCCCCACGGGACGGGCCTGAGCTGGGACCTGCCTCCTTGCGTGACCAAGCAGCGTGCACCGCTCCTGGCCATCTGA
- the ZDHHC16 gene encoding palmitoyltransferase ZDHHC16 isoform X14 — MAGMRSRQRMFAAVMRLLLKCLRLGRRRRFKLVRQAEQLWHYGHLCLRSLLYNSFTNGDVVLDSLFEPIYWLVDHVTRWFGVVFVALVIGLTSSIVAIVYICLLPLILQTYTPAWICWHLAYGHWNLIMIVFHYYMAITTSPGHPPQEMHCPQASSHPPLQHLQQVRAEDGPPLPLAKQLCRTLQPPLLLLLLPVHDHGLHLLQHQRLGDVPGCLRSHRDVLPDPATHLLLPPASFPQERGLPLGPLQCGTLPSSPVGKPASSGTSTRRRGRDCRRKVFRNPYSYGSWDNWKVFLGVDMPRHWLTRVLLPSPHLPHGTGLSWDLPPCVTKQRAPLLAI, encoded by the exons ATGGCAGGGATGAGGAGCCGGCAGCGGATGTTTGCAGCGGTGATGCGCCTGCTCCTCAAGTGTCTGCGGctgggccggcggcggcggttTAAGCTGGTGCGGCAGGCGGAGCAGCTATGGCACTACGGGCACCTCTGCCTCCGCTCCCTGCTCTACAACTCCTTCACCAACGGCGACGTGGTGCTTGACTCCCTCTTCGAGCCCATCTACTGGCTGGTGGACCATGTCACCCGGTGGTTCGGTGTG GTGTTTGTGGCACTGGTGATTGGGCTGACGAGCTCCATTGTGGCCATCGTGTACATCTGCTTGCTGCCCCTCATCCTGCAGACCTACACACCTGCCTGGATCTGCTGGCACctcgcctatggacactggaACCTCATCATGATCGTCTTCCACTACTACATGGCCATCACCACCTCACCTGGGCACCCACCACAG GAAATGCATTGCCCCCAAGCCAGCTCGCACCCACCACTGCAGCATCTGCAACAG gtGCGTGCTGAAGATGGACCACCACTGCC CCTGGCTAAACAACTGTGTAGGACACTACAACCACCGCTacttcttctccttctgcctGTTCATGACCATGGGCTGCATCTACTGCAGCATCAGCGGCTGGGAGATGTTCCGGGATGCCTACGCAGCCATCGAG ACGTACTACCAGACCCCGCCACCCACCTTCTCCTTCCGCCAGCGAGCTTTCCACAAGAGCGTGGTCTACCTCTGGGTCCTTTGCAG TGTGGCACGCTGCCCTCATCACCCGTGGGGAAACCAGCATCGAGCGGCACATCAACaagaaggagaggcagagactgcagaagaaag GTCTTCAGGAACCCCTACAGTTATGGGAGCTGGGATAATTGGAAGGTGTTCCTGGGTGTGGACATGCCAAG gcactggctcaCCCGCGTCCTGCTGCCCTCTCCTCACCTGCCCCACGGGACGGGCCTGAGCTGGGACCTGCCTCCTTGCGTGACCAAGCAGCGTGCACCGCTCCTGGCCATCTGA
- the ZDHHC16 gene encoding palmitoyltransferase ZDHHC16 isoform X3: MAGMRSRQRMFAAVMRLLLKCLRLGRRRRFKLVRQAEQLWHYGHLCLRSLLYNSFTNGDVVLDSLFEPIYWLVDHVTRWFGVVFVALVIGLTSSIVAIVYICLLPLILQTYTPAWICWHLAYGHWNLIMIVFHYYMAITTSPGHPPQEMHCPQASSHPPLQHLQQVRAEDGPPLPLAKQLCRTLQPPLLLLLLPVHDHGLHLLQHQRLGDVPGCLRSHRDVLPDPATHLLLPPASFPQERGLPLGPLQLSCFGLGCSHSVARCPHHPWGNQHRAAHQQEGEAETAEERSSGTPTVMGAGIIGRCSWVWTCQGKAPGKPLLGRWWLSSTWRCWDRGSPWAAGAEQDSKHSLLSAALGFARHRGPVHQAALWLLSPAQGQALAYPAPLCQESQQRSTAIMAARGHGLTALAQLCRAEKHQAFRLLLWPHSSPHRHWLTRVLLPSPHLPHGTGLSWDLPPCVTKQRAPLLAI, from the exons ATGGCAGGGATGAGGAGCCGGCAGCGGATGTTTGCAGCGGTGATGCGCCTGCTCCTCAAGTGTCTGCGGctgggccggcggcggcggttTAAGCTGGTGCGGCAGGCGGAGCAGCTATGGCACTACGGGCACCTCTGCCTCCGCTCCCTGCTCTACAACTCCTTCACCAACGGCGACGTGGTGCTTGACTCCCTCTTCGAGCCCATCTACTGGCTGGTGGACCATGTCACCCGGTGGTTCGGTGTG GTGTTTGTGGCACTGGTGATTGGGCTGACGAGCTCCATTGTGGCCATCGTGTACATCTGCTTGCTGCCCCTCATCCTGCAGACCTACACACCTGCCTGGATCTGCTGGCACctcgcctatggacactggaACCTCATCATGATCGTCTTCCACTACTACATGGCCATCACCACCTCACCTGGGCACCCACCACAG GAAATGCATTGCCCCCAAGCCAGCTCGCACCCACCACTGCAGCATCTGCAACAG gtGCGTGCTGAAGATGGACCACCACTGCC CCTGGCTAAACAACTGTGTAGGACACTACAACCACCGCTacttcttctccttctgcctGTTCATGACCATGGGCTGCATCTACTGCAGCATCAGCGGCTGGGAGATGTTCCGGGATGCCTACGCAGCCATCGAG ACGTACTACCAGACCCCGCCACCCACCTTCTCCTTCCGCCAGCGAGCTTTCCACAAGAGCGTGGTCTACCTCTGGGTCCTTTGCAG CTCAGTTGCTTTGGCCTTGGGTGCTCTCACAGTGTGGCACGCTGCCCTCATCACCCGTGGGGAAACCAGCATCGAGCGGCACATCAACaagaaggagaggcagagactgcagaagaaag GTCTTCAGGAACCCCTACAGTTATGGGAGCTGGGATAATTGGAAGGTGTTCCTGGGTGTGGACATGCCAAGGTAAAGCCCCAGGGAAGCCCCTGCTGGGAAGGTGGTGGCTCAGCAGCACATGGCGATGCTGGGACAGGGGCTCTCCTTgggcagctggggcagagcaggacagcaaGCATTCCCTGCTGTCTGCTGCCCTGGGCTTTGCAAGGCACAGAGGACCTGTGCATCAAGCTGCCTTGTGGCTCCTCAGCCCTGCCCAGGGGCAAGCTCTGGCCTACCCAGCACCCCTTTGCCAAGAGTCCCAGCAGAGGAGCACAGCCATCATGGCAGCTCGGGGACATGGGCTCACAGCCctggctcagctctgcagagctgagaaACACCAAGCCTTCAGATTGTTGCTGTGgcctcactcctctccccacaggcactggctcaCCCGCGTCCTGCTGCCCTCTCCTCACCTGCCCCACGGGACGGGCCTGAGCTGGGACCTGCCTCCTTGCGTGACCAAGCAGCGTGCACCGCTCCTGGCCATCTGA
- the ZDHHC16 gene encoding palmitoyltransferase ZDHHC16 isoform X5: protein MAGMRSRQRMFAAVMRLLLKCLRLGRRRRFKLVRQAEQLWHYGHLCLRSLLYNSFTNGDVVLDSLFEPIYWLVDHVTRWFGVTYTPAWICWHLAYGHWNLIMIVFHYYMAITTSPGHPPQAKDDLTGVSICRKCIAPKPARTHHCSICNRCVLKMDHHCPWLNNCVGHYNHRYFFSFCLFMTMGCIYCSISGWEMFRDAYAAIERMKLLEKERLQVAANQTYYQTPPPTFSFRQRAFHKSVVYLWVLCSVARCPHHPWGNQHRAAHQQEGEAETAEERSSGTPTVMGAGIIGRCSWVWTCQGKAPGKPLLGRWWLSSTWRCWDRGSPWAAGAEQDSKHSLLSAALGFARHRGPVHQAALWLLSPAQGQALAYPAPLCQESQQRSTAIMAARGHGLTALAQLCRAEKHQAFRLLLWPHSSPHRHWLTRVLLPSPHLPHGTGLSWDLPPCVTKQRAPLLAI, encoded by the exons ATGGCAGGGATGAGGAGCCGGCAGCGGATGTTTGCAGCGGTGATGCGCCTGCTCCTCAAGTGTCTGCGGctgggccggcggcggcggttTAAGCTGGTGCGGCAGGCGGAGCAGCTATGGCACTACGGGCACCTCTGCCTCCGCTCCCTGCTCTACAACTCCTTCACCAACGGCGACGTGGTGCTTGACTCCCTCTTCGAGCCCATCTACTGGCTGGTGGACCATGTCACCCGGTGGTTCGGTGTG ACCTACACACCTGCCTGGATCTGCTGGCACctcgcctatggacactggaACCTCATCATGATCGTCTTCCACTACTACATGGCCATCACCACCTCACCTGGGCACCCACCACAG GCCAAGGACGATCTCACCGGCGTCTCCATCTGCAGGAAATGCATTGCCCCCAAGCCAGCTCGCACCCACCACTGCAGCATCTGCAACAG gtGCGTGCTGAAGATGGACCACCACTGCC CCTGGCTAAACAACTGTGTAGGACACTACAACCACCGCTacttcttctccttctgcctGTTCATGACCATGGGCTGCATCTACTGCAGCATCAGCGGCTGGGAGATGTTCCGGGATGCCTACGCAGCCATCGAG AGAATGAAACTGCTTGAGAAGGAAAGACTGCAGGTGGCTGCCAACCAG ACGTACTACCAGACCCCGCCACCCACCTTCTCCTTCCGCCAGCGAGCTTTCCACAAGAGCGTGGTCTACCTCTGGGTCCTTTGCAG TGTGGCACGCTGCCCTCATCACCCGTGGGGAAACCAGCATCGAGCGGCACATCAACaagaaggagaggcagagactgcagaagaaag GTCTTCAGGAACCCCTACAGTTATGGGAGCTGGGATAATTGGAAGGTGTTCCTGGGTGTGGACATGCCAAGGTAAAGCCCCAGGGAAGCCCCTGCTGGGAAGGTGGTGGCTCAGCAGCACATGGCGATGCTGGGACAGGGGCTCTCCTTgggcagctggggcagagcaggacagcaaGCATTCCCTGCTGTCTGCTGCCCTGGGCTTTGCAAGGCACAGAGGACCTGTGCATCAAGCTGCCTTGTGGCTCCTCAGCCCTGCCCAGGGGCAAGCTCTGGCCTACCCAGCACCCCTTTGCCAAGAGTCCCAGCAGAGGAGCACAGCCATCATGGCAGCTCGGGGACATGGGCTCACAGCCctggctcagctctgcagagctgagaaACACCAAGCCTTCAGATTGTTGCTGTGgcctcactcctctccccacaggcactggctcaCCCGCGTCCTGCTGCCCTCTCCTCACCTGCCCCACGGGACGGGCCTGAGCTGGGACCTGCCTCCTTGCGTGACCAAGCAGCGTGCACCGCTCCTGGCCATCTGA
- the ZDHHC16 gene encoding palmitoyltransferase ZDHHC16 isoform X4 translates to MAGMRSRQRMFAAVMRLLLKCLRLGRRRRFKLVRQAEQLWHYGHLCLRSLLYNSFTNGDVVLDSLFEPIYWLVDHVTRWFGVVFVALVIGLTSSIVAIVYICLLPLILQTYTPAWICWHLAYGHWNLIMIVFHYYMAITTSPGHPPQEMHCPQASSHPPLQHLQQVRAEDGPPLPLAKQLCRTLQPPLLLLLLPVHDHGLHLLQHQRLGDVPGCLRSHRDVLPDPATHLLLPPASFPQERGLPLGPLQCGTLPSSPVGKPASSGTSTRRRGRDCRRKARSSGTPTVMGAGIIGRCSWVWTCQGKAPGKPLLGRWWLSSTWRCWDRGSPWAAGAEQDSKHSLLSAALGFARHRGPVHQAALWLLSPAQGQALAYPAPLCQESQQRSTAIMAARGHGLTALAQLCRAEKHQAFRLLLWPHSSPHRHWLTRVLLPSPHLPHGTGLSWDLPPCVTKQRAPLLAI, encoded by the exons ATGGCAGGGATGAGGAGCCGGCAGCGGATGTTTGCAGCGGTGATGCGCCTGCTCCTCAAGTGTCTGCGGctgggccggcggcggcggttTAAGCTGGTGCGGCAGGCGGAGCAGCTATGGCACTACGGGCACCTCTGCCTCCGCTCCCTGCTCTACAACTCCTTCACCAACGGCGACGTGGTGCTTGACTCCCTCTTCGAGCCCATCTACTGGCTGGTGGACCATGTCACCCGGTGGTTCGGTGTG GTGTTTGTGGCACTGGTGATTGGGCTGACGAGCTCCATTGTGGCCATCGTGTACATCTGCTTGCTGCCCCTCATCCTGCAGACCTACACACCTGCCTGGATCTGCTGGCACctcgcctatggacactggaACCTCATCATGATCGTCTTCCACTACTACATGGCCATCACCACCTCACCTGGGCACCCACCACAG GAAATGCATTGCCCCCAAGCCAGCTCGCACCCACCACTGCAGCATCTGCAACAG gtGCGTGCTGAAGATGGACCACCACTGCC CCTGGCTAAACAACTGTGTAGGACACTACAACCACCGCTacttcttctccttctgcctGTTCATGACCATGGGCTGCATCTACTGCAGCATCAGCGGCTGGGAGATGTTCCGGGATGCCTACGCAGCCATCGAG ACGTACTACCAGACCCCGCCACCCACCTTCTCCTTCCGCCAGCGAGCTTTCCACAAGAGCGTGGTCTACCTCTGGGTCCTTTGCAG TGTGGCACGCTGCCCTCATCACCCGTGGGGAAACCAGCATCGAGCGGCACATCAACaagaaggagaggcagagactgcagaagaaaggcaag GTCTTCAGGAACCCCTACAGTTATGGGAGCTGGGATAATTGGAAGGTGTTCCTGGGTGTGGACATGCCAAGGTAAAGCCCCAGGGAAGCCCCTGCTGGGAAGGTGGTGGCTCAGCAGCACATGGCGATGCTGGGACAGGGGCTCTCCTTgggcagctggggcagagcaggacagcaaGCATTCCCTGCTGTCTGCTGCCCTGGGCTTTGCAAGGCACAGAGGACCTGTGCATCAAGCTGCCTTGTGGCTCCTCAGCCCTGCCCAGGGGCAAGCTCTGGCCTACCCAGCACCCCTTTGCCAAGAGTCCCAGCAGAGGAGCACAGCCATCATGGCAGCTCGGGGACATGGGCTCACAGCCctggctcagctctgcagagctgagaaACACCAAGCCTTCAGATTGTTGCTGTGgcctcactcctctccccacaggcactggctcaCCCGCGTCCTGCTGCCCTCTCCTCACCTGCCCCACGGGACGGGCCTGAGCTGGGACCTGCCTCCTTGCGTGACCAAGCAGCGTGCACCGCTCCTGGCCATCTGA
- the ZDHHC16 gene encoding palmitoyltransferase ZDHHC16 isoform X8, whose amino-acid sequence MAGMRSRQRMFAAVMRLLLKCLRLGRRRRFKLVRQAEQLWHYGHLCLRSLLYNSFTNGDVVLDSLFEPIYWLVDHVTRWFGVVFVALVIGLTSSIVAIVYICLLPLILQTYTPAWICWHLAYGHWNLIMIVFHYYMAITTSPGHPPQVRHELAAQPLSAGHWRPATGNALPPSQLAPTTAASATDVLPDPATHLLLPPASFPQERGLPLGPLQCGTLPSSPVGKPASSGTSTRRRGRDCRRKARSSGTPTVMGAGIIGRCSWVWTCQGKAPGKPLLGRWWLSSTWRCWDRGSPWAAGAEQDSKHSLLSAALGFARHRGPVHQAALWLLSPAQGQALAYPAPLCQESQQRSTAIMAARGHGLTALAQLCRAEKHQAFRLLLWPHSSPHRHWLTRVLLPSPHLPHGTGLSWDLPPCVTKQRAPLLAI is encoded by the exons ATGGCAGGGATGAGGAGCCGGCAGCGGATGTTTGCAGCGGTGATGCGCCTGCTCCTCAAGTGTCTGCGGctgggccggcggcggcggttTAAGCTGGTGCGGCAGGCGGAGCAGCTATGGCACTACGGGCACCTCTGCCTCCGCTCCCTGCTCTACAACTCCTTCACCAACGGCGACGTGGTGCTTGACTCCCTCTTCGAGCCCATCTACTGGCTGGTGGACCATGTCACCCGGTGGTTCGGTGTG GTGTTTGTGGCACTGGTGATTGGGCTGACGAGCTCCATTGTGGCCATCGTGTACATCTGCTTGCTGCCCCTCATCCTGCAGACCTACACACCTGCCTGGATCTGCTGGCACctcgcctatggacactggaACCTCATCATGATCGTCTTCCACTACTACATGGCCATCACCACCTCACCTGGGCACCCACCACAGGTGAGGCACGAACTGGCAGCACAGCCTCTCTCAGCTGGGCACTGGAGACCAGCTACAG GAAATGCATTGCCCCCAAGCCAGCTCGCACCCACCACTGCAGCATCTGCAACAG ACGTACTACCAGACCCCGCCACCCACCTTCTCCTTCCGCCAGCGAGCTTTCCACAAGAGCGTGGTCTACCTCTGGGTCCTTTGCAG TGTGGCACGCTGCCCTCATCACCCGTGGGGAAACCAGCATCGAGCGGCACATCAACaagaaggagaggcagagactgcagaagaaaggcaag GTCTTCAGGAACCCCTACAGTTATGGGAGCTGGGATAATTGGAAGGTGTTCCTGGGTGTGGACATGCCAAGGTAAAGCCCCAGGGAAGCCCCTGCTGGGAAGGTGGTGGCTCAGCAGCACATGGCGATGCTGGGACAGGGGCTCTCCTTgggcagctggggcagagcaggacagcaaGCATTCCCTGCTGTCTGCTGCCCTGGGCTTTGCAAGGCACAGAGGACCTGTGCATCAAGCTGCCTTGTGGCTCCTCAGCCCTGCCCAGGGGCAAGCTCTGGCCTACCCAGCACCCCTTTGCCAAGAGTCCCAGCAGAGGAGCACAGCCATCATGGCAGCTCGGGGACATGGGCTCACAGCCctggctcagctctgcagagctgagaaACACCAAGCCTTCAGATTGTTGCTGTGgcctcactcctctccccacaggcactggctcaCCCGCGTCCTGCTGCCCTCTCCTCACCTGCCCCACGGGACGGGCCTGAGCTGGGACCTGCCTCCTTGCGTGACCAAGCAGCGTGCACCGCTCCTGGCCATCTGA
- the ZDHHC16 gene encoding palmitoyltransferase ZDHHC16 isoform X10, whose product MAGMRSRQRMFAAVMRLLLKCLRLGRRRRFKLVRQAEQLWHYGHLCLRSLLYNSFTNGDVVLDSLFEPIYWLVDHVTRWFGVTYTPAWICWHLAYGHWNLIMIVFHYYMAITTSPGHPPQAKDDLTGVSICRKCIAPKPARTHHCSICNRRTTRPRHPPSPSASELSTRAWSTSGSFAAQLLWPWVLSQCGTLPSSPVGKPASSGTSTRRRGRDCRRKARSSGTPTVMGAGIIGRCSWVWTCQGKAPGKPLLGRWWLSSTWRCWDRGSPWAAGAEQDSKHSLLSAALGFARHRGPVHQAALWLLSPAQGQALAYPAPLCQESQQRSTAIMAARGHGLTALAQLCRAEKHQAFRLLLWPHSSPHRHWLTRVLLPSPHLPHGTGLSWDLPPCVTKQRAPLLAI is encoded by the exons ATGGCAGGGATGAGGAGCCGGCAGCGGATGTTTGCAGCGGTGATGCGCCTGCTCCTCAAGTGTCTGCGGctgggccggcggcggcggttTAAGCTGGTGCGGCAGGCGGAGCAGCTATGGCACTACGGGCACCTCTGCCTCCGCTCCCTGCTCTACAACTCCTTCACCAACGGCGACGTGGTGCTTGACTCCCTCTTCGAGCCCATCTACTGGCTGGTGGACCATGTCACCCGGTGGTTCGGTGTG ACCTACACACCTGCCTGGATCTGCTGGCACctcgcctatggacactggaACCTCATCATGATCGTCTTCCACTACTACATGGCCATCACCACCTCACCTGGGCACCCACCACAG GCCAAGGACGATCTCACCGGCGTCTCCATCTGCAGGAAATGCATTGCCCCCAAGCCAGCTCGCACCCACCACTGCAGCATCTGCAACAG ACGTACTACCAGACCCCGCCACCCACCTTCTCCTTCCGCCAGCGAGCTTTCCACAAGAGCGTGGTCTACCTCTGGGTCCTTTGCAG CTCAGTTGCTTTGGCCTTGGGTGCTCTCACAGTGTGGCACGCTGCCCTCATCACCCGTGGGGAAACCAGCATCGAGCGGCACATCAACaagaaggagaggcagagactgcagaagaaaggcaag GTCTTCAGGAACCCCTACAGTTATGGGAGCTGGGATAATTGGAAGGTGTTCCTGGGTGTGGACATGCCAAGGTAAAGCCCCAGGGAAGCCCCTGCTGGGAAGGTGGTGGCTCAGCAGCACATGGCGATGCTGGGACAGGGGCTCTCCTTgggcagctggggcagagcaggacagcaaGCATTCCCTGCTGTCTGCTGCCCTGGGCTTTGCAAGGCACAGAGGACCTGTGCATCAAGCTGCCTTGTGGCTCCTCAGCCCTGCCCAGGGGCAAGCTCTGGCCTACCCAGCACCCCTTTGCCAAGAGTCCCAGCAGAGGAGCACAGCCATCATGGCAGCTCGGGGACATGGGCTCACAGCCctggctcagctctgcagagctgagaaACACCAAGCCTTCAGATTGTTGCTGTGgcctcactcctctccccacaggcactggctcaCCCGCGTCCTGCTGCCCTCTCCTCACCTGCCCCACGGGACGGGCCTGAGCTGGGACCTGCCTCCTTGCGTGACCAAGCAGCGTGCACCGCTCCTGGCCATCTGA
- the ZDHHC16 gene encoding palmitoyltransferase ZDHHC16 isoform X6 has protein sequence MAGMRSRQRMFAAVMRLLLKCLRLGRRRRFKLVRQAEQLWHYGHLCLRSLLYNSFTNGDVVLDSLFEPIYWLVDHVTRWFGVVFVALVIGLTSSIVAIVYICLLPLILQTYTPAWICWHLAYGHWNLIMIVFHYYMAITTSPGHPPQVRHELAAQPLSAGHWRPATGNALPPSQLAPTTAASATDVLPDPATHLLLPPASFPQERGLPLGPLQLSCFGLGCSHSVARCPHHPWGNQHRAAHQQEGEAETAEERSSGTPTVMGAGIIGRCSWVWTCQGKAPGKPLLGRWWLSSTWRCWDRGSPWAAGAEQDSKHSLLSAALGFARHRGPVHQAALWLLSPAQGQALAYPAPLCQESQQRSTAIMAARGHGLTALAQLCRAEKHQAFRLLLWPHSSPHRHWLTRVLLPSPHLPHGTGLSWDLPPCVTKQRAPLLAI, from the exons ATGGCAGGGATGAGGAGCCGGCAGCGGATGTTTGCAGCGGTGATGCGCCTGCTCCTCAAGTGTCTGCGGctgggccggcggcggcggttTAAGCTGGTGCGGCAGGCGGAGCAGCTATGGCACTACGGGCACCTCTGCCTCCGCTCCCTGCTCTACAACTCCTTCACCAACGGCGACGTGGTGCTTGACTCCCTCTTCGAGCCCATCTACTGGCTGGTGGACCATGTCACCCGGTGGTTCGGTGTG GTGTTTGTGGCACTGGTGATTGGGCTGACGAGCTCCATTGTGGCCATCGTGTACATCTGCTTGCTGCCCCTCATCCTGCAGACCTACACACCTGCCTGGATCTGCTGGCACctcgcctatggacactggaACCTCATCATGATCGTCTTCCACTACTACATGGCCATCACCACCTCACCTGGGCACCCACCACAGGTGAGGCACGAACTGGCAGCACAGCCTCTCTCAGCTGGGCACTGGAGACCAGCTACAG GAAATGCATTGCCCCCAAGCCAGCTCGCACCCACCACTGCAGCATCTGCAACAG ACGTACTACCAGACCCCGCCACCCACCTTCTCCTTCCGCCAGCGAGCTTTCCACAAGAGCGTGGTCTACCTCTGGGTCCTTTGCAG CTCAGTTGCTTTGGCCTTGGGTGCTCTCACAGTGTGGCACGCTGCCCTCATCACCCGTGGGGAAACCAGCATCGAGCGGCACATCAACaagaaggagaggcagagactgcagaagaaag GTCTTCAGGAACCCCTACAGTTATGGGAGCTGGGATAATTGGAAGGTGTTCCTGGGTGTGGACATGCCAAGGTAAAGCCCCAGGGAAGCCCCTGCTGGGAAGGTGGTGGCTCAGCAGCACATGGCGATGCTGGGACAGGGGCTCTCCTTgggcagctggggcagagcaggacagcaaGCATTCCCTGCTGTCTGCTGCCCTGGGCTTTGCAAGGCACAGAGGACCTGTGCATCAAGCTGCCTTGTGGCTCCTCAGCCCTGCCCAGGGGCAAGCTCTGGCCTACCCAGCACCCCTTTGCCAAGAGTCCCAGCAGAGGAGCACAGCCATCATGGCAGCTCGGGGACATGGGCTCACAGCCctggctcagctctgcagagctgagaaACACCAAGCCTTCAGATTGTTGCTGTGgcctcactcctctccccacaggcactggctcaCCCGCGTCCTGCTGCCCTCTCCTCACCTGCCCCACGGGACGGGCCTGAGCTGGGACCTGCCTCCTTGCGTGACCAAGCAGCGTGCACCGCTCCTGGCCATCTGA